ATAACTCATGGAAACAGGCAAGACTGAAAAACTTCAAAGTATCCTACCTTAGAGCAACTTCAATAGAttgattttcttttttcctctttcTCATCTTATAGGGGAATCCCCCATCACAATTTTAGTTTATTGGGGAGATGTGCTCCAGTAGATTGATTTTTCCCTTTCCCCTTTAATTCATGAGTGGCTAGGATCTTCTCATGTATGTGGATCTTGTGGCTAGGAAAGAATGGATAGAAAGAGAGAAGGTGAAATTCCCCTTTAAAAAGGGAATAGGGGAGGGAAATAAAAGGGAATGGGGAAAATGGAAAAgggaaaatcaatctgttggaacTAAATTTTTTCTTCTAAATCCCCTTTATGGCTAAAGTGGAAAGAGGAAAGGGAAAATCAAtctattggagttgctcttatgcTCAAAATATCAGTGAAAATTGTTGCTACTTAgttgaaaaatagaaaaaataactCTTGGTATGCGTGAGATTTGTTTCATACTCCCTTGGTCCTGTAATATAAAGCATTCTATCGATTTAATAAATTATGACGCATGTACCCTCCAAGAGCTTTTAGTTTACCAGCTATAATTAAAGTTGTTCCTAAAATTAAGCAGCAGAAAAAGCAATTAAAAAAAGGTAAGTATGCGATTAGGAGTAAAGGACAACTAAATGATTCCTTTTTTAAACTCCTAGAACGTCTTATATTTGGGTACAAGTTTTGAATCCTTCAATACCTTATATTACAGGATGGAGGTAGTATGTTTGTTAGAGAAGTTGCAACTATGCCTATATAAAGTCAGCATGAATAGTCAAGGATGCAGCGGTACGATCCTATAGAACAGATCGTGTTCAAGTAAGGTCGTAGGCAGCATGAATAGTGCCTTGACAACCGGCAAATTATTGGCATTAGCTGTCActagaaagagaagaaaaatttTCTGTTTCTCAGTATCTTAGAGCTGTCAATAAAAAGAGGAGAAAGACTTCTCTGGCTCAGTATCTTAGTTtactttatttatttctaatgtTGTCTTCAGCGTGTCATCATTTTATATTGACTTTGTTACTTCACACTGTGCTATTGTATTTAGCATGTTTGCAATTCTATTATTGCATTTTGCTTTCAGAACCTAATATTTGAAGTGTTCAGTGGTGCTGATGATCTGGACCAGGGCTAGGTAACGGTGAcgccttgtttttttttttgtgggggGTAAGATAACGGTGACTTCCTTGCCGCAAGTGGAAAAGTTTGAGGGATCTCCAGGAAGCCAGGAACTGGATGCTTAGTGCTTCAGAAGTAGGATTGTACTAAGATAAGACCTGTCCAGGATGTCAACATGTCATTATATCGTGTCTTGACTCTTACGCTAGCACATATCTTCCGTCCACTGTTAAAAACTAGAAGGGTTTAATTTGAATCCCTTATAGTTGCAAGAATGGCCCTTGGCTGAAATATGATAGATCCATGTCATTATTCATCATCTTTGAGTTAGCTGCAACAACAAACATGAAAAATCTCACTTATATTAATTTTCTTCTAAAGTAAACAGCAGATGCCCCATTTTCAGGATGGTTGATGCCGCCACCCGCCCCCTAAAGATgtattttcaggggcggattAAATGCTACAGTAGCCCCCTTCTTTTGCAGAAGCGGGGTACATTTGGACCCGTcattggagaaaaaaaaatcggacgttgctacaaatcgtttctgtagtagtgtgagTAATGTTATCCAAAGTGATCAGTACTGTACGCAGAAGGTTTACTGCCTCCATTTCCGGAGCCCTCAGATCAGCCTGTTCTTCACAGTCTCTTGTAGAGGCCTTTTGCAGGTATGCTCTTAAGCATTGAATCGTTCTTTTCGACAGTTCGAGGGTAGTAACCCCATCATTCATCCGAATCCTCCCACATAAAAACAAACTCTAGGCATTTCCATAGCTTGGTAAATAATGTAGACTGAATCACTGAAATAATCAGTATATCCAAAAAGTTCATCAATTTGAGAAATAATTATTTCACTCATGAGATCTTTGAAAAAGGAAAACTGAACATAAACAATTCCATAAACTGCTTACAACCAACCCCAGGGATCCTCGTTACGTTCTTCTAGCCAACTCCCGTGACCACAAGTCCACAACAATGGATGGTTCACCTGCCAAACTAATTCCCAAATGTGCCACACACATAGGATGTGCCAAACTAAGCCCCACACGTTCCACACCTATAGGAGGCACAagatgtgacggaaccgccaaattaaaactctaaattaagcgtaacggccgtcatttgaatacatcaggcgcattagtttaatggtttaatttggcgatcctttctcaacccacggcccgatcgaaacaacaccggaagtcccacgcgaaggcgtacgcagatggtacaagcacgacaaaatacttgaaaatatataAGGATGACAACCGATAACGAGAGTTTTACTAATTGAGTTCAAAACACAAGCTCACGAAATTTACATaaattacataatttacaaatttacataGCGTAGCCAAGCTCAAATGAAAGAGAAAACATACAACTACCTTACTTCACTGGTTCAGTTCtaacaccaccggtcagaccggttcgtctcaccggtcagaccggtgctaccTGGCCCTAccaaccaccggtcagaccggtccactgaccggtcagaccggtcgaaacAAAACTGAGGGCTGCACACCCTGCCCTCAAGTGTGCAACCCGCCAAATCCCTAATCTAAGGGTCTCtatccaccacttcccacccctccgcatctctgcggatgaatttgacgcagcaggggcagaaatcaacgtccgggtgtcctgtaacaaaaattggtggcaacaaaccctgagcaactagtactcagcaagacttacctgaCCAGTGGGTAtgacttagcccacatacctagacatgcgaggcttttggctggtggttaattTTACAGAACAAGCACTAgaagtaagtccttatttttccaAGTTTTAGCTCCCAATTATATCAATAAATTGACTAACCATCTAGGATTTGCAAGGTTACAACAATCAAGGTGAGCAAATATTTATTAAATAATATCAGCCctcattgcatctcatctcattcTTATTCCAATTCCTTTCTACAATGTGACCAAGaaatcaaggccctcataaccgcgagacacggcgaatcgattcgatttaactttgcaaggtggacctaacaaacacggcacgcaaaagccccgtcggaccccactcaccgacctttcccctccccgcctcgaactacagaacctgCCCCATctacatatagtcagtcgagctcaacgtgagaccacctaaaataaatacatgcatcccaattctctgcgactactcgactcgccctaaggggtggtgatgaagttctgtactttccaAGCGatgcagtactcggcttaccggtttctactacctcctactcccggcatgcggttagtacactttaatccccgatcagcacagccgacaacgaaacggtccttaatcaacacagatggggctacacCTTCCTCTATCCGGTCTCCCATCCCATACCTTCCATCTTGaatataataattcatatattgtaatataaagacatcctatatctcgcgagtgacagaattatcactcgacttctatcgagccctattaagcatagcagtgctaatgacctattcatactagtatgaggcccaggaaaacctagggatcatgcaactaaggtttcaaataATTaataaacctaatgcacaattattagagacatatataggtgtcataatttgaaatagcaGGATGTGCACAGGGGCTTGCCTTGAATCTGCTGCTCAGCACTAGGGTGAGTTGGGCATTGGGCCGACTCCTCGcgaacctcctgctgcggggcttgcccctcgggctcctgtggctccgcaaccacttcGTATACCACCTCCTCTGCCACGGCTGCTAcacatatgcatatgatatgagttaATGCAAATACGATTTTATAATTACAATTAACCATCGACCGAGTACAACTACTAAAGATCTATCCCAATTGCTCTTGTCCACCCAAAATACCCAAAAACCCAGAGTATCCGGACACCtgctcggagtatccggactcccaagtccggagtttccgggtctatacccggagtttctccCGGAGTGTTCcaatgtccggagtatccgggcttattcCCGGAGTTTCCCCCAGAGTGttccaaatccggagtatccgggcttatacccggagtctccgggcttcacaccattttcgccccaaaaactgaaatcttgattttggcaaaaccaacccacaaaaTTTGAAACCCTTTCAGGCCCTAATAGAATGGTTCATAGGGATATGATTGACCCAAAAGAAATTGCTTTAAACACCCTAGATCGATCAATCCCTTTTTGCCCTAGATCTTAGTACCTTGAGCAAGCTCTTCTTGCAAGAAAACTCAAAAACGAAGCCACCCCATGGTGGAATACCTGGAGAAGATGATCCCCCATGCTGATTGGAGCTTCCTTGGTCTTGGGATTGATTTGGGATGGGGATTTTTGAGTTCTAGAGtttggggagagagagagggctctTGAGGGAGTGAGAGTAACgagtgagagtgagagtgagctGTGAGAGAGATGAGTTAGTTTTAATGGTTGTGGGGCCCAGATGGAAAAACTTAGATGACTTAGAAACTccatgtccggagtatccgggcctacggccggagtatccgggcagggtgttacaatccttccccctaaaagaaatctcgtcccgagatttagggtGAAAATGCCAATTTGAAAATAATGCGGAAAAATCATGTACCGTGGTGAGTTTGGAGCAATTCCGGACATTTTGACTGAACAAACTCCTttgtttcccaggtagcttctcgttcggagtgattgctccattggaCTTTGTAGAAATGGCTGATTTGATTCCGAGTAACCCGAGTCTTGTGATCCACAATTTTGATAGGATGCTCTGGATAAACAAGATCGGGCTCTAGTTGGAGACTCTCTGTATCAATCACCTCGGTGGGGACACGATGGCATTTCTTGAGCTGGGAGACATGGAAAATGTTGTGGACTGCTGATAATTGTGGGGGAAGATCCACACGATATGCCACCGGCCCACAACGCTCAATGATAgaaaaaggcccaacataacgGGGTGCTAGCTTTCCCCGTACTCCGAACCGTTGGACACCCTTCATTGGAGACACCGGAAGGTAAATCTGATCACCAACTTCAAATATCAGAGGCCAGCGTCTCTtatctgcataactcttttggcggGATTGAGCGGCTTTCAAATTTGCCTGTATAAGATGAACTTGGTCCTCAGCCTCGCAAACCATATCGGGCCCAAAGAAATTCCTTTCACCGGCTTCCGACCAGTTCAACGGAGTCCTACACCTCCGTCCATACAAGGCTGCAAAGGGTGCCATTTTGATACTTTcctgatagctattgttgtaaGAGAATTCAGCGAGTGGCAGACACTCATCACATTTCTTACTATAAAAAAGCACACAGGCCCGCAACATATCTTTCAGAATACAGGAGTATCCGGGCAGGGTGTTACACAAGAGCTGAGCAGGCAAGAAATATTTGTCCCCTCCTATAGCTACTCGAATAATTTACAATTGCAACAGCTTTTCAGCTCAAAAACTTCTCATCTCTAACCGTGCGTCGACGTCGTAGTGGACCACGACGCGGCAAAGGAGGTGGGTGATGTTCCCAACCAATTCACACCCCGTAGATGGCTGAGAGCCTCCGCAGGACGGTCACCTTGAGCTCGAGGATGCTGATGTAGTCAGCCGTCCGCCGGAGCAGCATGTCCACATCGGCGTCCTGGGAGTCTGGGACGATCTTCTTCAGCTCCCTGAGCCTCCTGAGCACCATGTGCTGGAAGGGCCTCGTCGTCCTGCCCACTGGCGACGCCCCGCCGcggcctttcttcttcctccccactgTGAACATGGCTTTCCTTCTCATTCGCCCCAGAGAACGAAGCCGCTCGGCTACAAACTTGAAACTTTTGTATGGTGTGTAGATCAGGATGTGCGGTGTATGACGCGGCAAGGGGACATTTATAGGTGAGAGAGGCGAAGGATATATTTTCACTTGGCCATGTGGGATGACCTTGGTTCTAACCAGTAGAGACTGATGAGTTGTCAGCCTGCAAGCATTGCTCTCACAAGGCATTGCATGGCTTGTTGCTGTGCTTGTCTGATATGCGTGGATAGATCAGGGGAAAACTATCTGGGGTTTATGTCCATGCTCCGAGCAATCTTTATTACTACTGATTGAAGGCTCTTTTCAAAGCACAAAAGCTTTAGGAGATCCTAGGTGGATAgtttaaaaaatagagaaattttagaaataATAGTCATTCGACCtgttattttttctaataaattacacacctctgctattataaaaatagactacaACAACCCCTAAATATATATCTAATTactcacctctgccattataaaaacaatacaaataaccccctaaatttgcatataaattatccagttatgtcattataaaaaaattaaagtaacccctaaatttgaatctaattatataattataataaatgttAAAGTGCACAAATATAATATtataaattattatttttattattaatatattatttatataaaaatactatctACGATAcatgtcaccatgtattcatatatggtggaagagataagaatatcaattcagaacaaatggttcaattaaatatatatcaaacacacatggaggtacggtgcaaaataaaatttattgcaactagataatgataaataaatattttagagtatgtgttagaatatttaataaatGAAAGGGGCATgagatatataattataattaattctaattaagTTCGTGCAGAAGCGTAAGTTGATAGGCTAGTTTATTTCTAATGGATAGGCGTGATTCTTACATAAATGCAATTTGCTATTTGTCCTGTATCGTTGGAGCTGCGGCTCTCATTGGTTTGACGGTGAAAataaatgcacaaacatgtggTGCTGCTGAGCTTGATTTGCCCTGACGGTCGAACAACAGGGCGAGCTGTCCTTGCTCACCTGCAAGTAGGCGAGTTTAGGACAAATCCATTGTCCTATCCTAATCATAATCATAATCATCGAACGGTTAGCATTATTCGCAATGATTGCAGGAATTCCCATGTGATCTTTGCCAACTTGCGTTATGCTTATGCATGTAAACTGCAAGAAACTGCAACTGGTGGATGGTAATTAATCCTTCAATCCGGCCAGCTGGGGCCTTCACAAATCGAGAATGACATATCTTATTAGTGTGGGGAAGAACTCGATTATCCGTATACTACATCCTTTAATTTGTCGTCCCTTGGGCTGTCGATATATGTGCAAATAAACTAAACAA
This portion of the Panicum virgatum strain AP13 chromosome 2N, P.virgatum_v5, whole genome shotgun sequence genome encodes:
- the LOC120658853 gene encoding uncharacterized protein LOC120658853 → MRRKAMFTVGRKKKGRGGASPVGRTTRPFQHMVLRRLRELKKIVPDSQDADVDMLLRRTADYISILELKVTVLRRLSAIYGV